A DNA window from Coffea arabica cultivar ET-39 chromosome 6c, Coffea Arabica ET-39 HiFi, whole genome shotgun sequence contains the following coding sequences:
- the LOC113691949 gene encoding uncharacterized protein, which yields MPRASSKRKSRPLNSAPAAKSSRVDSSSSASRKALSKVRQLVDSFFESYVNKSLGMIDPEGIEALCLDLQVDHTDVRILMLAWKMKAEKQGYFTQEEWRRGLDALKVDTISKLKKSLSNLEKEVSKPENFDDFYMYAFRYCLTEEKQKCVDIESACVLLDLVLGPKYRSQVEYFTKYLKSQKEYKVINKDQWLNFLRFCQEISFPDLENYDSDQAWSLILDNFVEWMKSKAS from the exons atgccTCGAGCTTCTTCAAAGAGGAAATCTAGGCCTTTGAACTCAGCCCCAGCTGCCAAATCTTCTCGggttgattcttcttcttctg CCTCAAGAAAAGCTCTCTCAAAAGTCAGACAGCTGGTTGACAGCTTCTTTGAGTCGTATGTGAACAAGTCATTGGGAATGATTGA TCCAGAAGGGATTGAGGCTCTGTGCTTGGATCTGCAAGTTGATCATACTGATGTGAGGATTCTGATGCTCGCTTG GAAGATGAAAGCAGAAAAGCAAGGATATTTTACCCAG GAAGAGTGGCGAAGAGGATTGGATGCTCTTAAGGTTGACACGATCAGTAAATTGAAAAAATCTTTGTCAAATCTGGAGAAAGAG GTCTCAAAGCCGGAAAACTTTGATGATTTCTATATGTATGCATTTCGCTACTGCCTAACAG AAGAGAAGCAAAAGTGTGTAGACATTGAGAGTGCTTGCGTATTACTAGATCTTGTCCTTGGACCAAAATATCGATCCCAGGTTGAGTACTTCACCAAGTACCTGAAG AGTCAGAAAGAGTATAAGGTGATTAACAAGGATCAGTGGTTAAACTTCCTCAGGTTCTGCCAAGAG ATAAGCTTTCCAGACCTTGAAAATTATGATTCAGATCAAGCATGGTCTTTGATTCTGGATAATTTTGTGGAGTGGATGAAGAGCAAAGCAAGCTAA